From one Haloferax marinisediminis genomic stretch:
- a CDS encoding sensor histidine kinase, whose product MGPLRSESTEDAGLRPTLVAVGVVVGVAGLQVVLFPDASDVPWAQFVVELLLVPIPIFGTYVISVIRELQAIWRPLYAGAILVSVSAVTDALDEVVVQPDLFALVFEDSTLLVGTVALVVGAVRWTSRRNAHEEELKRRNERLDQFASVVSHDLRNPLNVAQMRLELAREGHGTEHLSTVADAHDRMEALIQDVLELARTGDAVGQTKPVGLASVAANAVANTGLDAAGLTVEADVELMADPERLTAVFENLFRNAVEHGSTDSRNSSGNAVEHGSTGSRASHDDAGEYARSDVHVRVGPLEDGFFVEDDGPGIPPEEHDRIFESGYTTDPEGTGLGLAIVSGVADAHGWSVSTTTGESGGARFEFRDVVFEDEVSTSGPRQ is encoded by the coding sequence ATGGGGCCGCTCCGAAGTGAATCGACAGAGGACGCTGGCCTCCGACCGACCCTCGTCGCCGTGGGGGTCGTCGTCGGAGTCGCCGGTCTGCAGGTCGTCCTCTTTCCCGACGCTTCGGACGTTCCGTGGGCACAGTTCGTCGTCGAGTTACTTTTGGTTCCGATTCCGATTTTCGGCACGTACGTCATCTCTGTCATTCGAGAGCTACAGGCCATCTGGCGACCGCTCTACGCCGGTGCCATCCTCGTGAGTGTCTCCGCCGTGACCGACGCGCTCGACGAAGTCGTCGTGCAACCCGACCTCTTCGCCCTCGTCTTCGAGGACAGCACCCTGCTGGTCGGAACAGTCGCACTCGTCGTCGGTGCGGTTCGATGGACGTCACGACGGAACGCGCACGAAGAAGAACTCAAACGCCGGAACGAGCGGCTCGACCAGTTCGCGTCGGTGGTGAGTCACGACCTGCGGAATCCGTTGAACGTCGCGCAGATGCGCCTCGAACTCGCCCGCGAAGGACACGGCACCGAACACCTGTCGACCGTCGCAGACGCACACGACCGGATGGAGGCGCTCATCCAGGACGTGCTGGAACTCGCACGGACCGGTGACGCCGTTGGGCAGACCAAACCGGTCGGCCTCGCGAGCGTCGCGGCGAACGCCGTCGCGAACACGGGCCTCGACGCGGCGGGACTCACCGTCGAAGCGGACGTCGAACTCATGGCCGACCCAGAACGACTCACCGCAGTCTTCGAGAACCTCTTTCGGAATGCTGTGGAACACGGTTCCACAGACAGCCGGAATTCTTCCGGCAACGCTGTCGAGCACGGCTCGACTGGCAGTCGTGCTTCGCACGACGACGCCGGCGAGTACGCGCGGTCCGACGTTCACGTCCGCGTCGGCCCGCTCGAAGACGGCTTCTTCGTCGAAGACGACGGGCCCGGAATCCCACCCGAAGAACACGACCGAATCTTCGAATCCGGCTACACGACCGACCCCGAGGGAACCGGCCTCGGTCTCGCAATCGTCTCGGGTGTCGCCGATGCCCACGGCTGGTCGGTGTCGACGACGACCGGAGAATCCGGGGGTGCCCGGTTCGAGTTTCGCGACGTCGTGTTCGAAGACGAAGTCAGTACTTCGGGTCCGCGCCAGTGA
- a CDS encoding amidohydrolase yields MSQQATLDDLVSLRRDLHRHPEPAWREFYTTARIVDELETRDLDALYVGPEILDADERMAVPADDELDEWFEQARAAGAREDILDRLAGGFTGAVAVLERGEGPTIGLRVDIDALPITESDDDDHLPAAEGFRSEHEGFMHACGHDAHATIGLGVLDAVAASDFQGTFKVFFQPSEERVAGGKAVAQGGHLDDVDYLLALHVGLDHPTGEVVCGVDGFLAVSHFRADFTGAPAHAGAKPEEGDNANLAAAAAIQNLYGISRHSDGATRVNVGLMGGGTATNIVAEESYIEGEVRGATTELMEYMEGRAHTIIESAATMHDCDVEISVEGKAPSARSDDALRALVGVVSEGVEGVDSIVDSDELGGSEDATYLMQYVQDRDGLAAYVGVGTDHPGGHHTRTFDVDEETIRIAIDVLSGSIDRIAAEQP; encoded by the coding sequence ATGAGTCAACAGGCGACCCTCGATGACCTCGTCTCTCTCCGACGCGACCTCCACAGACACCCCGAACCCGCGTGGCGCGAGTTCTACACCACCGCCCGCATCGTGGACGAACTGGAGACGCGTGACCTCGACGCACTCTACGTCGGTCCAGAGATACTCGACGCCGACGAGCGGATGGCCGTCCCCGCCGACGACGAACTCGACGAGTGGTTCGAGCAGGCACGCGCAGCGGGGGCACGAGAAGACATCCTCGACCGACTCGCAGGCGGATTCACAGGTGCGGTTGCCGTCCTCGAACGGGGCGAGGGACCGACCATCGGCCTTCGCGTAGACATCGATGCGCTACCCATCACCGAGTCTGACGACGACGACCATCTGCCGGCGGCAGAGGGATTCCGCTCCGAGCACGAGGGCTTCATGCACGCCTGCGGTCACGACGCTCACGCGACCATCGGCCTCGGCGTCCTCGACGCCGTCGCAGCCTCTGACTTCCAGGGGACGTTCAAGGTGTTCTTCCAACCGAGCGAAGAGCGCGTCGCCGGTGGCAAAGCCGTCGCCCAAGGTGGTCACCTCGACGACGTCGACTACCTTCTCGCGCTCCACGTCGGCCTCGACCACCCGACGGGTGAAGTCGTCTGCGGCGTCGATGGGTTCCTCGCTGTCTCGCACTTCCGAGCGGACTTCACGGGCGCGCCGGCACACGCCGGGGCGAAGCCAGAAGAAGGCGACAACGCGAACCTCGCTGCCGCTGCGGCCATCCAGAACCTCTACGGAATCTCTCGGCACTCCGACGGCGCGACCCGCGTCAACGTCGGATTGATGGGTGGCGGCACCGCCACGAACATCGTCGCAGAAGAGTCCTACATCGAGGGCGAAGTCCGCGGCGCGACGACCGAACTCATGGAGTACATGGAGGGGCGCGCACACACCATCATCGAGTCGGCCGCCACGATGCACGACTGCGACGTCGAGATTTCGGTCGAAGGGAAGGCACCGAGCGCCCGAAGCGACGACGCACTCAGAGCACTCGTCGGCGTCGTGAGCGAGGGGGTCGAGGGCGTCGATTCCATCGTCGACAGCGACGAACTCGGTGGCAGTGAAGACGCGACGTACCTCATGCAGTACGTTCAAGACCGCGACGGCCTCGCCGCCTACGTCGGCGTCGGGACCGACCACCCCGGCGGTCACCACACTCGGACGTTCGACGTCGACGAAGAGACCATTCGAATCGCCATCGACGTGCTCTCGGGGAGTATCGACCGTATCGCGGCAGAACAACCCTGA
- a CDS encoding Na+/H+ antiporter NhaC family protein → MPEEPDIELRFRGGRLVSALPIALFIAWAIFQSGILGIGDTTGLVAGMLTGLIVGMLFVRGDWKDYADVIFAGMTRRVAATAVVAWLWAGMFAETIQVGGFVDGLVWAATILNVGAGLFPAVTFLLAALLATGIGTGYGTAIAFTSLVFPAGLLLGANPVLLFGAILSGAVFGDNLAPVSDTTIVSAVTQDADIGGVVASRVKYAVVAAALAIAAYLVAGFGIPGVWGGMPHANVTGQVDASVSPWGLIHLLDIALVIVLAIRGRHIIEAVSWGLFAAALFNVALGAAGLVDVSVGSMILFSAPQNGLTQAVASLPVVGAFVETVPLAEVGVGGSIYSGAAGFFPLIVLTLLLVAGAEIMRAGGGFDAIQELLIDRIATTVRRAETTMVLGTALVNATVTINTAAEIAIAPYVATLGKRFNINGYRRANILDANTSALGYIFPWGGGLLAGLGAMQGLVGGEATPWFTQQMVVNPATVWPYVFHGWFLVAVFLFAAWTGYGREYVSDRVSEEVSRV, encoded by the coding sequence ATGCCAGAAGAACCGGACATCGAGCTTCGTTTCCGCGGAGGGAGACTCGTCAGTGCGCTCCCCATCGCCCTGTTCATCGCGTGGGCGATTTTCCAGAGCGGTATCCTCGGTATCGGCGATACGACCGGACTCGTCGCGGGGATGCTGACAGGACTCATCGTGGGAATGCTGTTCGTCCGGGGAGACTGGAAGGACTATGCGGACGTTATCTTCGCTGGCATGACTCGACGAGTCGCCGCGACGGCCGTCGTCGCGTGGCTCTGGGCGGGCATGTTCGCAGAGACAATCCAGGTAGGCGGTTTCGTCGATGGCCTCGTCTGGGCGGCGACCATCCTGAACGTCGGTGCTGGGCTGTTCCCGGCTGTGACGTTCCTGCTGGCCGCGCTCTTGGCGACGGGCATCGGCACTGGTTACGGCACCGCAATTGCCTTCACGAGCCTCGTGTTCCCTGCGGGGCTCCTCCTCGGTGCGAACCCCGTACTGTTGTTCGGCGCCATCCTCTCAGGCGCCGTCTTCGGAGACAACCTCGCCCCTGTGAGTGACACAACAATCGTCTCTGCCGTGACCCAAGACGCCGACATTGGCGGCGTCGTCGCGTCCCGTGTGAAGTACGCCGTCGTCGCGGCGGCACTCGCAATCGCAGCTTACCTCGTCGCCGGATTCGGTATCCCCGGCGTGTGGGGTGGGATGCCGCACGCGAACGTGACCGGTCAGGTCGACGCGAGTGTCTCGCCGTGGGGGCTCATCCACCTGCTCGACATCGCGTTAGTCATCGTGCTCGCGATTCGCGGCCGTCACATCATCGAGGCGGTCTCGTGGGGCCTCTTCGCCGCTGCACTGTTCAACGTCGCACTCGGCGCTGCGGGTCTCGTCGACGTGTCCGTCGGCAGTATGATTCTGTTCAGTGCGCCCCAGAACGGACTCACGCAAGCGGTCGCGTCTCTGCCAGTCGTCGGCGCGTTCGTCGAAACCGTGCCGCTCGCGGAGGTCGGCGTCGGCGGGAGCATCTACTCCGGTGCAGCGGGCTTCTTCCCGCTCATCGTCCTGACGCTCCTGCTCGTCGCGGGTGCGGAGATTATGCGCGCCGGTGGCGGGTTCGACGCGATTCAGGAACTCCTCATCGACCGCATCGCGACGACGGTCCGCCGTGCTGAGACCACGATGGTTCTCGGAACGGCACTCGTGAACGCGACGGTCACTATCAACACGGCCGCAGAAATCGCAATCGCACCGTACGTCGCCACGCTCGGCAAGCGCTTCAACATCAACGGCTACCGCCGTGCCAACATCCTCGACGCCAACACCTCGGCGCTCGGGTACATCTTCCCGTGGGGTGGCGGCCTTCTCGCTGGCCTCGGTGCCATGCAAGGACTCGTCGGCGGCGAGGCGACGCCGTGGTTCACCCAGCAGATGGTCGTGAACCCTGCAACCGTCTGGCCGTACGTGTTCCACGGCTGGTTCCTCGTGGCCGTCTTCCTCTTCGCCGCGTGGACTGGCTACGGCCGCGAGTACGTCTCTGACCGCGTCAGTGAGGAGGTGAGCCGCGTATGA
- a CDS encoding DUF7513 family protein translates to MSRLEKLLAGWTFRTATPSFEAGEVITAYVTHRDADGFSVRVGDSVIRIGDADGVAVEAKVRLKVTSFDEATNEGTGDVVEVLETGV, encoded by the coding sequence ATGAGCCGTCTCGAAAAACTGCTCGCTGGCTGGACCTTCCGCACTGCGACGCCCTCGTTCGAAGCGGGTGAAGTCATCACTGCATACGTGACACACCGCGATGCGGACGGCTTCTCTGTCCGCGTCGGTGACTCCGTCATCCGCATCGGCGACGCTGACGGCGTCGCGGTCGAGGCGAAAGTTCGCCTGAAGGTCACCTCGTTCGACGAAGCCACGAACGAAGGAACCGGTGACGTCGTCGAGGTCCTCGAAACGGGCGTCTAA
- a CDS encoding uS10/mL48 family ribosomal protein — protein MTFVTKLTFQSGDKAVLDRVVGDLKQFVERKGAECRGPHADQPERKNVPQYRTLQPGDEFPSWSYTVYTRRIEIHGADHIAREVGHKEFPDSVHVEIEVEQKKPLGHRRN, from the coding sequence ATGACCTTCGTCACGAAACTTACCTTTCAAAGCGGTGACAAGGCTGTCCTCGACAGAGTCGTGGGCGACCTGAAGCAGTTCGTCGAGCGAAAGGGCGCGGAGTGTCGCGGCCCCCACGCCGACCAGCCAGAGCGCAAGAACGTCCCACAGTACCGGACGCTCCAACCCGGCGACGAGTTCCCGTCGTGGAGTTACACCGTCTACACGCGCCGCATCGAAATCCACGGCGCAGACCACATCGCCCGCGAAGTCGGACACAAAGAGTTCCCCGACAGCGTCCACGTCGAAATCGAAGTCGAACAGAAGAAGCCCCTCGGACACCGCCGGAACTGA
- a CDS encoding bis(5'-nucleosyl)-tetraphosphatase, with the protein MAVEAVSAGAILFRDTRGRREYLLLKSRPGDWEFPKGGVEGDEELQQTAIREVKEEAGIDDFRLIDGFREDYSYVFEANGTTIHKTVHLFIARSFEASAELSTEHRDLQWRDYEQAINTITQDGPREIFERAHEFLDELAATNEGEHKYLK; encoded by the coding sequence ATGGCAGTCGAAGCGGTCAGCGCTGGCGCCATCCTCTTCCGCGACACCCGCGGCCGGAGGGAGTATTTACTCCTGAAGAGCCGTCCCGGGGACTGGGAGTTCCCAAAGGGCGGGGTCGAAGGGGACGAGGAGCTCCAGCAAACGGCAATCAGGGAAGTCAAAGAGGAGGCGGGAATCGACGATTTCCGTCTCATCGATGGCTTTCGCGAAGACTACAGCTACGTCTTCGAAGCGAACGGTACGACCATCCACAAGACAGTTCACCTGTTCATCGCGCGCTCGTTCGAAGCGTCCGCGGAACTCTCGACGGAACACCGCGACCTGCAGTGGCGCGACTACGAACAGGCCATCAACACCATCACGCAGGATGGTCCGCGCGAGATATTCGAGCGCGCACACGAGTTCCTCGACGAACTCGCCGCGACGAACGAAGGCGAACACAAGTACCTGAAGTAG
- a CDS encoding DUF5787 family protein has translation MSDTADRDPEFAFELRVCRWAERAWHPDGPRPAFVARQLGTRNRRWDTVVVEVDPEAFAARYALSTDGFDSDLLRVVRHAPADWQWYRDAIPEPDFPWRHVVPAVHRAAGLGLVEKRRGSRNRVEYKQVAPYPDWVERIVAIENKPNLDASAARALADQLEHDVSRALADEVWVATEATGRRVEPALLEDLPVEVGILSVGDDSTEVLWHPSKLTPDAADARRRLVLAERAFDRGWRTYFDTMRPDCRHFELRRRGMALVPRCAAKDCYQSQRECAHSCSEFEPEPPSWRMKGWPIEGGPGKGLRQILEARRERARQRIIEERTRDD, from the coding sequence GTGAGCGACACCGCCGACCGTGACCCAGAGTTCGCCTTCGAACTCCGCGTCTGTCGCTGGGCAGAGCGCGCGTGGCACCCCGACGGCCCGCGCCCCGCATTCGTCGCCCGACAGCTCGGCACCCGCAACCGTCGCTGGGACACCGTCGTCGTCGAAGTCGACCCCGAGGCGTTCGCCGCCCGCTACGCGCTCTCGACCGACGGGTTCGACTCGGACCTCTTGCGCGTCGTCCGACACGCCCCCGCCGACTGGCAGTGGTACCGCGACGCGATTCCAGAACCGGACTTTCCGTGGCGACACGTCGTCCCGGCGGTCCACCGCGCGGCAGGACTCGGACTGGTCGAAAAGCGCCGCGGGTCACGGAATCGCGTCGAGTACAAACAGGTCGCACCGTACCCAGACTGGGTTGAACGAATCGTCGCCATCGAGAACAAACCGAACCTCGATGCGAGCGCTGCCCGCGCGCTCGCCGACCAGTTGGAACACGACGTGTCGCGGGCGCTCGCGGACGAGGTGTGGGTCGCGACTGAAGCGACTGGAAGGCGCGTCGAACCCGCATTGCTGGAAGACCTTCCCGTCGAAGTCGGCATCCTCTCGGTCGGCGACGATTCGACCGAGGTGCTCTGGCACCCGAGCAAACTCACGCCGGACGCCGCCGACGCCCGCCGGCGACTCGTCCTCGCAGAACGTGCCTTCGACCGCGGGTGGCGGACGTACTTCGATACGATGCGCCCAGACTGCAGACACTTCGAACTGCGCCGGAGAGGAATGGCACTCGTCCCTCGGTGTGCAGCCAAGGACTGCTATCAAAGTCAGCGCGAGTGCGCACACTCGTGTTCCGAGTTCGAACCCGAACCGCCGTCGTGGCGAATGAAAGGATGGCCAATCGAGGGTGGTCCGGGGAAGGGATTGCGACAGATTCTCGAAGCACGTCGAGAGCGGGCCAGACAACGGATAATCGAGGAGAGAACACGCGACGACTGA
- a CDS encoding DUF5797 family protein produces the protein MTLSDEAKERLADIVRLQPTKNKELQNRWELDSGSEVHQYLESELKDYYYRDDNSLIRATGEAAELVGVEPGVESDGDEESVPSVIRVPALEARVFEVVAGPDDRSESVVSVLNKLRAEFDIDPDVDDVRRALQSLRRKGVIEVVYRTVPTFKLAVDRDEVDVEVV, from the coding sequence ATGACGCTCTCCGACGAGGCGAAAGAACGACTCGCCGACATCGTTCGCCTCCAACCGACGAAGAACAAGGAGTTACAGAACCGGTGGGAACTCGACAGTGGTAGCGAAGTCCACCAGTATCTCGAATCCGAGCTCAAAGACTACTACTACCGCGACGACAACAGTCTCATCCGAGCGACGGGCGAGGCCGCGGAACTCGTCGGCGTCGAGCCGGGTGTCGAGAGTGACGGTGACGAAGAGTCCGTTCCGAGCGTCATCCGCGTGCCCGCCCTCGAAGCCCGCGTCTTCGAAGTCGTCGCCGGCCCCGACGACCGCTCCGAGAGCGTCGTGAGCGTCCTCAACAAACTTCGTGCCGAGTTCGATATCGACCCCGACGTTGACGACGTTCGCCGCGCGCTCCAGAGCCTCCGCCGCAAAGGCGTCATCGAAGTCGTCTACCGAACCGTGCCGACGTTCAAACTCGCCGTCGACCGCGACGAAGTCGACGTCGAAGTCGTCTAA
- a CDS encoding enoyl-CoA hydratase/isomerase family protein, with translation MSWETLRLEWDGDVATITIDRPDRMNALNTDTLDALEEALDEAEAEGARVLVLTGAGDKSFIAGADISYMKEIGTPEAQKYAEQGHRIASRLEEFPAPTIAAINGYAFGGGMEFALACDLRVASERALLGQTEIDLGIMPGWGGSIRLPALVGDELARRLIFFGERVDATDAHEYGIVGEVVAHDQLDSHVEELAADLAAKPRHALAGAKAAINMSHDAPRDAALDFEARVWSGLFGTHDQREGMDAFVEKRDPEFE, from the coding sequence ATGAGCTGGGAAACACTCCGACTCGAATGGGACGGCGACGTGGCGACCATCACCATCGACCGCCCGGACCGGATGAACGCCCTCAACACGGACACGCTGGACGCCCTCGAAGAGGCGCTCGACGAGGCCGAAGCGGAGGGGGCACGTGTGCTCGTCCTCACCGGCGCCGGTGACAAGTCGTTCATCGCGGGCGCGGACATCAGCTACATGAAGGAGATCGGGACGCCCGAGGCGCAGAAGTACGCCGAGCAAGGTCACCGAATCGCCTCGCGCCTCGAAGAGTTCCCAGCACCGACCATCGCCGCCATCAACGGCTACGCCTTCGGTGGTGGGATGGAGTTCGCACTCGCCTGTGACCTTCGCGTTGCGTCCGAGCGCGCCCTGCTCGGGCAGACCGAAATCGACCTCGGTATCATGCCGGGATGGGGTGGCAGCATCCGGCTCCCGGCACTCGTCGGTGACGAACTCGCGCGCCGTCTCATCTTCTTCGGCGAGCGAGTCGACGCGACTGACGCACACGAGTACGGCATCGTCGGTGAAGTCGTCGCCCACGACCAACTCGATTCGCACGTCGAGGAACTCGCCGCAGACCTCGCGGCGAAGCCACGGCACGCCCTCGCCGGCGCGAAAGCCGCAATCAACATGTCCCACGACGCTCCCCGCGACGCTGCCCTCGACTTCGAGGCACGTGTCTGGAGTGGCCTGTTCGGCACGCACGACCAGCGAGAAGGGATGGACGCCTTCGTCGAAAAGCGCGACCCTGAGTTCGAGTAA
- a CDS encoding methyl-accepting chemotaxis protein, which produces MQTHKTRGSLGWEPDDSMSETARLETERDFWKGLFEQVVEELPEPTFVVNDEGYLTHINERTFEAYGLDETDVGKRGIDAFGTEGKDEILAETIARTDEVIREDHYRRVPAADGHLWNRSMGLPLHAPDGTVVGALELTTITTDIVEKNQQMAAAQEQLSEEVSHATERAMTSADEVADSVNAAQEIANEQAEAMEEVSGEVGSLSATVEEIAASADEINKQSTEAQRLAEESRKNGEVAAEAMDRVADGGEHVAERTHELAEHIEEIGDIIEVINDIADQTNILALNANIEAARAGDAGAGFAVVADEVKSLANEVQQESERIEEIISETRDDATETVAGIESLTEDVRDGAHRIDTLIENQAEIATTVREAASGMDDIADATDDQAVRTEEVASMVDNAFKQATDVQEQTAAAVDANHTQIEVVAEISESIRDLESAMADLGDT; this is translated from the coding sequence ATGCAGACACACAAAACTCGGGGGAGTCTGGGCTGGGAGCCTGACGACTCGATGAGCGAGACGGCACGGCTGGAGACGGAGCGTGATTTCTGGAAGGGGCTCTTCGAACAGGTAGTCGAAGAACTCCCCGAACCGACGTTCGTCGTCAACGACGAGGGGTATCTCACCCACATCAACGAGCGCACGTTCGAAGCGTACGGACTCGACGAGACGGACGTCGGTAAGCGCGGCATCGACGCGTTCGGAACAGAAGGGAAAGACGAGATTCTCGCGGAGACGATTGCACGAACTGACGAGGTCATCCGCGAAGACCACTATCGCCGCGTGCCAGCGGCCGATGGCCACCTCTGGAACCGGTCGATGGGGCTGCCGTTACACGCACCCGACGGCACCGTCGTCGGTGCGCTCGAACTTACCACCATCACGACGGACATCGTCGAGAAGAACCAGCAGATGGCCGCCGCGCAGGAACAGCTCTCAGAAGAGGTCTCTCACGCGACTGAGCGGGCGATGACATCCGCAGACGAAGTTGCAGACAGCGTGAATGCCGCCCAAGAGATTGCGAACGAACAGGCAGAGGCGATGGAAGAGGTGTCAGGGGAAGTCGGGTCACTGTCGGCGACAGTCGAGGAGATTGCGGCCAGTGCTGACGAGATAAACAAACAGAGCACGGAAGCACAGCGACTCGCCGAGGAGTCCCGAAAGAACGGTGAAGTCGCCGCTGAAGCGATGGACCGCGTCGCGGACGGTGGCGAACACGTCGCCGAACGAACACACGAACTCGCCGAACACATCGAAGAGATTGGTGATATCATCGAAGTCATCAACGACATCGCCGACCAGACGAACATCCTCGCGCTGAACGCAAACATCGAGGCTGCACGCGCAGGGGACGCAGGTGCTGGCTTCGCCGTTGTCGCTGACGAAGTGAAGTCGCTCGCGAACGAGGTACAACAGGAGTCCGAGCGCATCGAGGAGATTATCAGCGAGACACGGGACGACGCCACCGAGACTGTCGCGGGTATCGAATCACTCACCGAGGACGTCCGAGACGGTGCACACCGCATCGACACGCTCATCGAGAACCAAGCCGAGATTGCGACGACGGTTCGCGAGGCGGCGAGCGGAATGGACGACATCGCCGACGCCACAGACGACCAAGCAGTCCGAACCGAAGAGGTCGCAAGCATGGTCGACAACGCGTTTAAACAGGCGACCGACGTGCAAGAACAGACGGCCGCAGCAGTCGATGCGAACCACACGCAAATCGAAGTCGTCGCCGAGATATCCGAGTCGATTCGTGACCTCGAATCGGCGATGGCCGACCTCGGAGATACCTGA
- a CDS encoding DUF5789 family protein, which produces MQDSIKLSRVEPALDDLSYPTTRRDAAAAFDGVTLLLADGSTDLGDVIRGCYTDEFADSKELYYELTMAMPIEAVGEPGQSEGDA; this is translated from the coding sequence ATGCAGGATAGCATCAAACTGAGTCGAGTCGAACCCGCTCTCGACGACCTCTCGTACCCGACGACCCGACGAGACGCCGCCGCTGCATTCGACGGCGTGACACTCCTGCTCGCCGACGGAAGCACCGATTTGGGTGACGTCATCCGTGGCTGCTACACCGACGAATTCGCCGATTCGAAGGAACTGTACTACGAACTCACCATGGCGATGCCCATCGAAGCGGTCGGCGAACCGGGCCAGTCCGAGGGCGACGCCTGA
- a CDS encoding transcription factor S, producing MEFCDECGSLMTPQDGVWVCSNGHEKARDSEKEKTMVTTEGQESSEVVDMSDVDAGEIGPTTKAICPSCGHDVARYEMKQIRSADESETRFFTCVECDHKWREDDH from the coding sequence ATGGAGTTCTGCGACGAATGCGGGTCCCTCATGACACCGCAGGACGGTGTCTGGGTCTGCTCGAACGGCCACGAGAAGGCACGTGACAGTGAAAAAGAGAAGACGATGGTCACCACCGAGGGCCAAGAGTCGAGCGAAGTCGTCGATATGTCCGACGTCGACGCCGGCGAGATCGGCCCGACGACGAAGGCCATCTGTCCGAGCTGTGGCCACGACGTGGCCCGCTACGAGATGAAGCAGATTCGCTCGGCCGACGAGTCCGAGACGCGCTTTTTCACCTGTGTCGAGTGCGACCACAAGTGGCGCGAAGACGACCACTGA
- a CDS encoding DUF6517 family protein, whose product MADVPPPPTLPPLEGWVRVDESTDRPFELGFIHVLARTVIYEDASIRERVPATADGPWRFLFATRLEVRPRTPPSKALTRLVVNGAASGFKDQLTERGFSAIHENWRRSLAVPDGEAEVIHYETTVTFAGVRLAADAYLAVTPHEGEYLLLGGAYPKEVLDGASETADALHDALDPERFREELFRVIRRME is encoded by the coding sequence ATGGCCGATGTGCCGCCCCCACCGACACTTCCTCCCCTCGAGGGATGGGTCCGCGTCGACGAATCGACTGACCGGCCGTTCGAACTCGGGTTTATCCACGTTCTCGCGCGGACCGTCATCTACGAAGACGCCTCGATTCGCGAACGCGTCCCTGCCACCGCGGACGGTCCGTGGCGATTCCTCTTTGCGACCCGTCTGGAAGTCCGACCGCGAACTCCGCCGTCGAAGGCGCTCACCCGACTCGTCGTGAACGGTGCTGCCTCGGGATTCAAAGACCAACTCACCGAGCGCGGCTTCTCAGCCATCCACGAAAACTGGCGTCGCTCGCTCGCAGTCCCCGACGGTGAAGCCGAAGTTATCCACTACGAGACGACGGTCACCTTCGCCGGTGTTCGACTCGCGGCAGACGCCTACCTCGCTGTCACTCCCCACGAGGGCGAGTATCTGCTACTGGGCGGCGCGTATCCCAAAGAAGTTCTCGACGGGGCGAGCGAGACTGCCGACGCACTCCACGACGCACTCGACCCGGAACGGTTCAGAGAAGAGTTGTTCCGCGTGATTCGACGGATGGAGTGA
- a CDS encoding methyltransferase domain-containing protein gives MILLVHGDREYLRAPGDELHTDLGMLTVPEDVEAGETLETHIGEAFLVREPRGPDLFNHFERTGAPMMPRDIGLIVGHTGIAAGEHVLDAGTGTGVLSAYLGRLGVDVTTFERNADFADVARENMRLAGVEEFVDVRTGDITDELDDLRDHDFDVLTLDTENAPEVVREAPDLLVTGGYVAVYSPFVEGTRATVEAAREAGLSDVETFETIQRHMDFGERGSRPSTAGVGHTGYLVFARNE, from the coding sequence GTGATACTCCTCGTTCACGGCGACCGGGAGTACCTCCGAGCGCCTGGTGACGAGTTACACACGGACCTCGGGATGCTGACCGTCCCCGAGGACGTCGAAGCTGGTGAGACGCTCGAAACCCACATCGGTGAAGCGTTCCTCGTCCGCGAACCTCGCGGACCGGACCTGTTCAACCACTTCGAGCGCACCGGTGCCCCGATGATGCCGCGCGATATCGGCCTCATCGTCGGCCACACCGGCATCGCCGCAGGTGAACACGTCCTCGACGCGGGGACAGGAACGGGCGTCCTCTCGGCGTATCTCGGCCGACTCGGCGTCGACGTGACGACGTTCGAGCGCAACGCCGACTTCGCTGACGTCGCCCGCGAGAACATGCGCCTCGCCGGTGTCGAAGAGTTCGTCGACGTTCGGACGGGAGACATCACCGACGAACTCGACGACCTTCGCGACCACGATTTCGACGTGCTCACCCTCGATACGGAGAACGCTCCGGAAGTCGTCCGTGAGGCACCGGACCTCCTCGTAACGGGAGGCTACGTCGCCGTCTACTCACCCTTCGTCGAAGGGACGCGTGCGACAGTCGAAGCAGCGCGCGAAGCAGGCCTCTCGGACGTGGAGACGTTCGAGACGATTCAGCGCCACATGGACTTCGGCGAGCGTGGGTCGCGCCCGTCGACCGCTGGCGTCGGCCACACTGGCTACCTCGTCTTTGCTCGCAACGAATAG